In Nerophis ophidion isolate RoL-2023_Sa linkage group LG02, RoL_Noph_v1.0, whole genome shotgun sequence, one DNA window encodes the following:
- the LOC133547899 gene encoding CD48 antigen-like: MDYQHVLVYFMWTFTAVSAEDVKYFLKGQDIHFMPSISEQPIRLIWLHNENYVVFFSGMEDIVKSSYKNRITLDRVSAELTIKNATYEDSGDYFLEMNINNKPYTFQRTIEVIDKVSKPNISCEMSDTKQATLVCSTESKHPHLLKLKWSSPGKEQTGPNLTITVRNEDDDQVYRCDVSNPLTNETASFTAKDCFLGNYNQ; encoded by the exons ATGGACTACCAACATGTTCTGGTCTATTTCATGTGGACTTTCACTGCAG TTTCTGCAGAAGATGTGAAATATTTCCTGAAGGGTCAGGACATACACTTCATGCCATCCATCTCTGAACAACCTATTAGATTAATCTGGCTACATAATGAAAATTATGTGGTGTTTTTTTCTGGCATGGAGGACATTGTGAAGTCTTCATACAAGAACAGAATCACTCTGGACCGGGTCTCTGCAGAACTCACCATCAAAAACGCCACATATGAAGACAGTGGAGACTATTTCCTAGAAATGAACATAAACAACAAGCCTTATACTTTCCAGCGTACAATTGAAGTTATAG ACAAAGTATCCAAACCCAACATATCCTGTGAGATGAGCGACACAAAGCAGGCGACACTTGTGTGCTCAACAGAGTCCAAACATCCTCATTTATTAAAGTTGAAGTGGAGCTCACCAGGAAAGGAGCAGACTGGACCAAATTTAACAATAACTGTCAGGAATGAAGATGATGATCAAGTTTATCGTTGTGATGTCAGCAACCCTCTGACCAATGAAACGGCTTCATTCACCGCTAAGGACTGCTTCCTGGGTAATTATAATCAATAA
- the LOC133547891 gene encoding CD48 antigen-like, producing MDYQHVLVYFMWTFTAVSAEDVKYFLTGQDIHFMPSISERPIESIWVHNDNDVVWFTGTEDYVPSSYKNRITLDRVSAELTIKNATYEDSGDYLLEMNINNEPRTLLYRIEVIDKVSKPNISCEMSDTKQATLVCSTESKHPHLLKLKWSSPGKEQTGPNLTITVRNEDDDQVYRCDVSNPLTNETASFTAKDCFLGKRSEARRIFILNCTFILVIICCCIFYIKRQYLKVSKEWDEMTSF from the exons ATGGACTACCAACATGTTCTGGTCTATTTCATGTGGACTTTCACTGCAG TTTCTGCAGAAGATGTGAAATATTTCCTGACGGGTCAGGACATACACTTCATGCCATCCATCTCTGAACGACCTATTGAATCTATCTGGGTACATAATGACAATGATGTGGTATGGTTTACTGGCACGGAGGACTATGTGCCTTCTTCATACAAGAACAGAATCACTCTGGACCGAGTCTCTGCAGAACTCACCATCAAAAACGCCACATATGAAGACAGTGGAGACTATCTCCTAGAAATGAACATAAACAACGAACCTCGTACTTTGCTGTATAGAATTGAAGTTATAG ACAAAGTATCCAAACCCAACATATCCTGTGAGATGAGCGACACAAAGCAGGCGACACTTGTGTGCTCAACAGAGTCCAAACATCCTCATTTATTAAAGTTGAAGTGGAGCTCACCAGGAAAGGAGCAGACTGGACCAAATTTAACAATAACTGTCAGGAATGAAGATGATGATCAAGTTTATCGTTGTGATGTCAGCAACCCTCTGACCAATGAAACGGCTTCATTCACCGCTAAGGACTGCTTCCTGG GTAAAAGATCAGAGGCTCGACGGATTTTCATCCTAAACTGTACCTTCATTCTGGTCATCatctgttgttgtattttttacatCAAACGTCAATATCTAAAAG tGTCCAAAGAGTGGGATGAAATGACATCCTTCTAA